GGTCTTTTAGGACTTCTTGTCAATCTATGagcttttcctttgaaattaggCTGTGCTGGAAACTGGCTCTGTACATAACTGCCATATTTCCCAAATAAATGCACCGTGAACAGCAGAACCGATGGAAATGTAGGGTAAAAATAAACagtaacagtaaaataaaaacagtaatagtagtagtaataaCAGTAATAGTAGGAGCAATTTCCATTGAAATTGATGAAGCTTCTTTAAGACTTCTATTTTCAGCTGTGTGTCATTAATATTTAACTTTGGCTTTTGTATCAACAGCCATACAGtaaaagaagcatttttatttattttcttaccGCAGGAATAACAATGTGGAATATCAAAGTTTTCTGTTGTGTGTGTGATGTACCTGAGACCCCAGGCTCACATGACCATTTATAAAACCGTCTGCAAAGATAAAGCTGACAGAAATTTATTAGGGCAGGTTCCAGTCATGGTGCTGACTGCTCTGTGTGATTTTTTAGAATTACAGACGTGCTGCATGCGGTCTGTAACCAAACCAGCTGAACACAAAATTTTAGTCACAAAATTTTGTAGGGTTGGCAgatcccagagtggtttgggtagaagggactttaaagctcatcccaccccttgccatgggcagggacacctttcaccatcccaggttgttccaagtcccatccatcctggcctgggacacttccagggatccagggacagccccagctgctctgggcaccctgtgccagggcctgcccaccctcccagccagcaattcctaattcccaatctcccatctgtgcctgccctctggccctgggaagccattccctgtgtgctgtccctccatcaCTTGGCAATTGTCCCTCAGGCACTGAAAAGCTAAAATCAGATCACCTCAAAGCTTCTCTTCTATAATCCCAACTCACTCAGCTCTTTCAGATGGCTCTTGTCTAATGAACAGGAGAAAACCTTGCCGTATTGGACATTTTCTGAGAAACAGCTCCTCAGACTTTTCATGGAGCAAAATGCAGCGCTTGCAGCCCACATGAGGGGAAGTGTTTCTGAAGACAGATCTTTATCCTGGGGACTCAAACATCACCTCTCTGTTCCTTCCCTGGTGCCTTTATGCTTCAAATCCTGGCTTTTATTTTGGGCTAAGTACATggaaccagaaaaaaaagcccCTTTTGCACGAGTGTGCAGTGAACCTTCGAGGTACTGGATATGCCTGAGAGCTTCCAGGctaaaaatctgcaaaaatcCTGACTGTCACTGAGCACTCTCGGAATGGCTGGGGGGTGGGCTGCATCACCCTGGGTCTctcttacaaaaataaaataacaacatCCACTTTGGCAGAGCATTTTGAGCCTAAATGCAGCTTTAGACCTTTAGAGACACAGCTTTAGAGCACTGTGTCTTCATTTTCATTGTTGCTGTTGGTGGGACTTGCTGAAATATTCTCACTGAGGTGTCAAGACAGCAATCTCAAatgtccctctctctccccagcgCCCTTGAGTCATTCAGAGagctttattttgtttggaTGCACTTAAAGAACGAGCAGAGTCTTTGCAATCAGttaatgtggggtttttttttaaaaatcccccacAGGGTGCCTCGGTGGGGCGATGGCGGCGCGGCGCGCGCTGAAGGCCGTGCTGGTGGATCTCAATGGCACCCTCCACGTCGAGGACTCGGCCGTGCCCGGCGCCCAGGAGGCCCTCAAAAAGCAAGTttgccctcttttttttttttttttttaatttttgggttTGCTCTGGGAGGTTGTGTCAGTGCTGTTTGCACAGACGGGTGGGTGAGTGGAGTGAGCACGCGGCCGAATCCTCCACGCTGTGTTCGTGCCAGGAGAGCTCGGCAAAGGGTGGAGAGAGAAATTGGTGTCAcctcagcccctgctgcttTCCTCGGTGGctctttctgtgttttctaaGCCTTTTCTAGACATAAAACCTCCAATATTGAAATTGTCTCCACTGATTCACAGATGAGACAGCCACAGCCAAAGCTGAGTTTGggtgaattaccccaaaatcagTTCAGCTGAGCTGTTCCTTGGGGCTCTGATCATCTGTCAGCTCTTTTAGATCTGTGCTGAGATAAAGTGGGATGACAGAAAAGCTTGCTCTAGCAAGCAAGGCAACCTCTGCAGAGTTTTCATTTCATTCAGAGAAGGCTTTTCTTGGTTATTGCTGTTTTATAGTTTCTTTCTGCTGGGTACACAAccttatttgttttttcttttataggaATTTCAACACATTAATAAACAGGGCTGTCAAATTAACTCTTGTGGTTAAAGGGTGCTTAAAGATATTGAGGCACAGCAAAGTGCCTTATTCCAACCAATCAGTGGTGAAATAGgacacaaaatcccaggaataTCTGTGGTCTTTTCCTGGAGAAAACATCTTGCAATGGAtgaggaaaaatcccaaagggATAGGTGATACTGTGGTGAATGAAGGGGAACACTTTAAAATTCTGGGGCACTAAAGATTAATAGGATATAGGAGCAGAACTGAACTCTCTACTGGAGCTGAATGGGCTGCTAAGGGTTTTATACAGCTGGACTGTAGCTCAGAGGAAAAGTTCACAGAGGGATGAGGAAGCTACATTTCCCACAGGTAATACCGTGGAAATGATTATGTCCTTAAGATGTAAAATTGCAAGGAAGTAAAAACTGGTGAAACTCTGGCTATTCATTCATTGCCCTTTCCCTCACTGCACTGTTTCCTGCTTCAGGGAGAACTTGTGCCAGGTGAGAGTCAATGTTCCCGAAATTCCATGTAATATAAATGTGCTGTCACAGGTATggggagctggtggcagagaaCAGCCAGGTCTCTTTGCTCAGAggtttgaaaaaaattactatccCACTCTCCTTTCTGCCAGTCCATTCCCTGTCTTTCCCAAAGAGAAGCTGGAGGGAATGGCATGCAGTTTGCTTAGGGAACAAATGGAGAGATGTCTGTTTTAGGGTTACTATGTTCATAGTTCCCTATTGAGGGCCAGAGGGAAAAatcatattaatttttattttattatcaaCCAGGGGACTCTTTTATCAGCTCACACCTGTGAAGGGTCAGTGTAAAACAAGAGATAAACAGGAGAAGGAAGTGGCAGGTGGAAGCAAGTCTCCAACTTTTCTCTGATGTTCTCCACACAGTCCTGATGCCTGTGTTTGTTCCTATAGCAACAAAGAAAGTGATGGTGGGGGAATAATTAAAGGGAATGCTGTTGAAACTGtcacttaaaattatttgattgTTTGGTAGCATTTACTGTCAGCACAGGGAAATAACGTGGTTTTATATGATACTGGTGTTCCTCAGGAAAGGGGGAAGTGGCTGCAGAAGCTGACATAAAACCACCACCAAGATAACACAGGCTCCtggagccacagctgctgggaaatTCACCCAGCAGTGGAGTTCAATATATTAATTCAGCAACAAGCTTCTTTTGTTCGCTTATTTTGATCAAGAACTGGGACTGGCTTATTTATTATGTAGTTTGAATAAAAAGGCTTTTTGAATTAGTTATCATGGatgtgctggctgctgctgtgaagAGGGAGTTGGAATCACTGTTTTCCTCAGGAATTTTTGTGGTAGatgagggagaggagggaaggatGACTTGTCTTGGCCTGGGGGGGTGTAATTCTTGCTGTCTGTTCCACATCACAGAAGTTTCTGTGCGGCACCAGTCTTCTGTATGCTCTTTTCATCTTTGGGCCTGTTTTTAGCCCCAGAGAGAAGCACAGATGTGAGAGCAGGAGGAGCCTGTGTCCACTTTGCCCTTGTGTCCCCCCCAGGCTGCGCAGTGCCCCGGTGACCGTCCGGTTTGTGACCAACACCACCAAGGAGAGCAAGAGGGACCTGCTGGAGAGGCTGACGGGGCTGGGGTTCGACATCGCCGAGCACGAGATCTTCACCTCCCTGACAGCAGCCAGGAacctcctggagcagcagcaagtgcggcccctgctcctggtggATGATAAGGCCCTGCCTGATTTCACAGGTGAGGTGCTCAGGAAGCAGCTAATTAATGAACAGCAGTTAATGAGCAGCTAGGGAGACTTTGTGTTCTTAATCATCTACAGACCACCAGCCATGGTGGAGCCTGAAATGTGGAATTCTGCAGGGTCATAAATGtcctttcttcattttaaatcaAACATCAAAAAGTTGTTGAAAAGCCTGAAGTTGTATCTTCTTGAGGAGCAGTGGGAATGGCAGCCAAGGCCTTCAAATAGTCAGGAATTCAGGTAAAACTCAATACTTTCCATCAATTTCTAGTGTAAGATATGAAGTAATAGTTATCACCAGGTCATTGGTACTTTCTTGGCCCTGCcagtgctgtttttttttttaatagcaaagaTATGTCAATTTGCACAATACCTGACTTCCAGCAGATGTTTTACTCAAAGACCTGAACAAATAGTGTGTAGGCATACACAGTAGGCTTTTTCTCTGTTAATAGATTATTATTAAATGCAAAATCTCCAGGCAATTGCTTATCTTATATTGAACATTTAGGTTTCAGCCCATGTACCTGGATACCTTCACTGATGACAGAAGGTTCATCACCCTGACTTCTCTAAATTGTCACCCCTAAAGATTGTTTAAAATCTGCTTTGCTGTCAGATGCTCCCATTTCCCTCCCTCAGCAGTCAGGGGAGCAGAAAATGGTGTGTTCTCACTTGGACATTGAGAGTAGCAAAGATACCCACGTTTTTAACATGCTCAGAGTTGAAAACTGTATACTgtacactgaattttttttttatttaaagtcaAGGCAGCAGAGATATACTTGCCTTGTCCTTGCCTTACAAACTGAAATCTTTTGGCTGTGTAATTTAAGTAGGTTCTAATCTTGCCAGGATCTAGGAATTTCCTGTTAAATTTTGGTGCCATAGTCTGGTCAGAAATCTTCAGAGAGGTCAATGTTTAGGAGAAAAGCCTCTGTAAGAGCAGTATAACTGCTCTAGTCTAAATCTGTTCTACCTAACAGCATATCCAGAGAAATGTGCCCCCAGCAATATTCAGCAATATTTGTGCTCCTTGGAAAGCTTTCCTGGGTGAGaaacagcagaggcagcagctctttcACTGACAGCATTTAAATCAGCTCAGCCTCCATGGTTTTGGGATCTTTTCCATTAGCTTTTCAGGAGCTGATACTAATTTTATAAAAGATGGCAGAGACAGAGGTAACATGGGGACACCTTGGTGCATCATCTGTATTGCTGGGATTTGGAATGGGTTGTTTAGCTTGTTTTTGCTACAAGGTCTTTGGCTCACATTTCCTCAGTGCTGCTTTTGGAACATGCAAGTACAGTGGAGAGTTCTTTAAATTCCAGTTAATGGCTGCTGTTGAGCTGTTCTTGGCTAATCTCTCTGTTAAAGCTGGTCACAGGCAGATGAAGGAATCCTCCCCTGGTTTAAGGACTCAGATGGTTCTGGGTGATATCACAAGTCCACCGTGGCACCTCTGAGTGGATGTTTTGCTGGCTGAGCCACATGGGGGACATGCAGTAGGAGACCtcagccagcaggagctctggttGTCCTTCTAAAGGTGCAGAGGGTGtgtttgaaggtggaacaaaaTCCTCAGCTGATAACATGCCATTAGTAAAACCCTCCTGTTGGTGCTACTCTGCTTCCACTGCTGGTTCTGTCCAGGGGTGGTACTGCAGTGGAGCTGTTCCCAAAGGCATTAATCCACTTTGAAAAAAGACCTTCCAGAAAAGCCCAAATTTATCTAGGTTAACAGCTTTTGGGGTGTGCTGCAGTACTGTCTTTATTATCAGAATCAGACACAGCAGTCAGTGGAATTTCCTGTGGCTAGAGGGAATAGAAAAACTGGATGGGATTCACTTGAATTCCTGCCTTACTGTCTTACAAAGAACATAAATATATGTAGAAAGGGATTCTCAGATGGCAAGCAATCATTGAATTAAAGGAGGGATTTTTGTGTCCTGTATTTCAGTGGGAGTGGTGGCAGAATCATCCCACAGCTGCTGTTAAGACTGTCCAGATCTTAGAGGATGGAACAGTCTGGATAGACCAGCACCTTTTCCACAGATGTTTTCTTCATCTATAAAAGACATAAAAGCAGTCTCTGTGATACGACTGTGTCAGAAAATGTTTGGTTTTGCCTTAAAGTGATTAAATGCACTTTGCTGACTGTGGGCTGCTAAGTGTGAATTAAATCCTGTCTGCTCAGAGTCTTGTTCTGATTTCCCAGGGATTGGCACAGACAACCCCAATGCTGTGGTGGTGGGACTGGCTCCTGAGCACTTCCACTACGAGATGATGAACAGAGCCTTTCGGTAAGGCAGCCCCTGGCTGGGGGTGGAGTGGGAGCTGTCTTGTGCTAGGCTCTCTTCTCTTTCTGGGAAGAAAAGGGTGTAGGAATATCACACACTATGCAGCTTGTGAGGGAGCCACTAATCTTGTGGGATTTGGGTTCTCCAGCAAGAACTTCAGGCAGTCCAGACCTCATTTTTACAGCTTTCAGTCTAAATAAACTGCAAAGTACAGTCACAGCTGTCAGTGAGGGGAAAAGTTAGCAATTCCTCAAGTGGAAATACACAAAACTAGGGATGTGGGGAAGCATTTACATAATTacttgggttggaaaagactccCATcccattgagtccaacctgtgaccaaTCCCACTGTGTCACCAGCCCAGaacactgagtgccacatccaagCCTTCCCTgtacacctccagggatggagactccaaCACCTCCCTGGGCATCTCCTTCCAATACCAGCCTGACCAgcctttccatgggaaaattcctcctcatgtccagcctgtacctgccctggcacagcctgaggctgttttttttactttccaaGAGGAGAGGCAGATTCTGTGTTCAAAGCCCAGCCTTGAGAGCCTGTGTGCTATAGGAAAGGAAATCCAGGATTTCGGGCAGATTATTCCTTACCTACCTAATGCAGGATATCCAGCAGTATCTTCTGAAGCATCTTCTGTTCAGGAGTGGCCAGCACAACCTCTCAGGCCAGGTGGGCTATGGAGCTGATCTTgagtggtttatttttaatgctcttTTTGCCTCTAGGCTGAGGGGTAAGTCAGGTAATACTTCATCTGTGACCATATATGAGCCAGGTTGCAACAGTGTGTGCAGAGCCATGTGTCCTTCTCTCTGGCTCTGGCTTGACTCCACACTCTTGATTTTAACTTGAAAAGCCTTCAGCTTTCAAATACTGGATGTGAGCCTGTAGCTGAGCATAGCCCTGGTGATGTGTGTGAAGAGCCCTTTCCCATCTTTGCTCACAGGATGGTGGCtaccacagttctgcaccttcAAATCCAGTGAAAACCCTGATATCAAGCACCTTAACCTGTCTTTATATCCATAAAATTAGAAGAGGGTGTATCAGTTACTGCCCACCAGTGTCTTAGGGAGGTTTCTTGGAGTGGGAGGCCAATGCTGTCCTCATCTGCTGCCAATTCTACGTTGCATCAACAGATGTTGACCCAAACTGACCCTGTCTGCCTCATTAGTGAGCCTTGCCAAAGGCATTGACTTTGGAATTTTACTTTGGATCATGAGTGGACTCTTAATTTCACAACTGCATGAGCTTAACCTATTGAGTATCCCAGTTCTTACATCATTTTATTGATTTGTGTTTCTGTCCTGAATATATTAATTGTTGAATAATATCCGTTGTTTGCTTTGGGCTGAAGACCAAgacacttaaaaaaacccaggatGGGTTCTGCCTgggctgatttttttctgggtttttcccCAAGTTCTCTATAGGGGATAAACTTTTGCTGGTGTCAGTTTTGTTAGGCCTGATGGAAACACTGGCCACCAGCACATTCTCTTCTTGTTGAGCCTTGCCCTATTCCTTCTCCTTTAATGCTCAGATAATTTAAGTCACTTGGGATATGCATTGAAAAAGGAAACGCATTGGGATTGCAGAACTCTGAGGTGAATCTGATTAAATGCAGATATCTAAGTGCAGGTTCCTGTGTCTTTGCTGGGGATCTGGAGGGATAAGGGAGGCACTTCAGGGCATTTTTTTACCTAATAGTGCTTAAAATAGGACAGTTGAACTGTGCCCTAGGAGTACCTTTTCCTCTGCACCAACTGTGAGGAGCCCAGGCTGACTAATTACATGGTAGGCAACTATTCCATTGACACCCAACATTAACTCAGGTAAATCTAACCCAACATGACTCCCAAAACAACATATACAGTGTCTGGCCATTCTCCAGGCACCACTTGAAAATGGCTGAGACTAAATTTCTCTTCCTGTGTAAGTGGGATTTTGATGCCATGTTTAAAAGAATTCTCTCAGGTGAGATCTCTCCTAAAAACTGCTTAACATAGTGGTTGTGGTGATGCTgtcaaattaaatttttctgtGTCCTAGAGGCATCTTCCCATCATGAACATGTCTGGCTGCTCACAGAAACACAGCCCAGCTTTCTTCTTGTTCAGCTTGCTTTGGAATGCATTGATTCAATAGGAGTGTTTTGTGATAATTAAGTGAAATTAAATATCATTTATGCCCTGCTCAGAGCTTCCAGACTGCTCTGCAGACATCCCCAAGGAGAATCCAGCTCACCTCAGCCAGCCTCTTACAACAGGGAAAAGCAAGACATTGTTTTCTTAaaggcttttgttttgtttagcaAATCAGGGgttaagaggaaaataaatcctCCTTTCTGCCTTGAGAGTAACAGCCAGTGTTTTACACTGTTGTGATAAGGATTGGAATGACCTGCATTAGGTGGAAAAAGTGTAAAATCAAAGGGAAAAGGCTTGGCAATCCAGATGGCAGTTCAGAGCTTTTTGCACTGAAACTGGGGAGGGGAAGACTGCAATAATACTGCTGTGCTTGGTGCATGAGAAGCATTCCTGTAGTGCAGCATCCACACAGCTTCCCTTTGCTGCAGGACAGGGGGATGCAGTGTCTGCTGAAGGAAAGTCTGCAGGGcacaaaacagaaatgagaGAACTAAAGATGATTTGCAGGTTCTGTGGAAGTGAGCCTGCTCAAACTCCCTGGGTTAATGGGGAAATTCAGAGGGATGTGAATGCCTCAAATGgctttgagggtttttttttaatgtaacttGTCACTGTAATTCCTTCAATGCTAAAATATAAAGGTCAAATGATTCATCCTGTACTTATAAGAAATTGTTCcttgtgagggtgctgaggccctggcacagggtacccagagaagctgtggctgcctctggatccctggaagtgtccaaggccaggttggatagggCATGGAGCAACCTGagagagtggaaggtgtccctgcacataGCAGGAcgtgggactggatgggctttaaggtccattTCAACCCTTGGGATTGTGTGAAAGCCTCCTGAGGCTTGTAAATATAATTCCTTTAATAGAATTTCTGTACTCTCttcttcattcattctttctttagGTTGATTCTTGATGGGGCGCCTCTCATAGCGATCCATAAAGCCAGGTATTTCAAGAAGAAGGATGGCCTCTGTCTGGGACCTGGACCTTTTGTTACAGGGCTGGAGTATGCAACAGACACCAAAGCCACTGTGGTGGGGAAGCCAGAGAAGACCTTCTTCCTGGAGGCTCTGCGGGGCACTGACTGTGCCCCCGAGGAGGCCGTCATGATCGGAGATGTACGTGGGACAAAcccctcctcactgcccagccGTGCAGTGCTGCCCTCCACGCTGGGCAGGGCCTGCACAGGGGGCTCCAGAGCTTccaatggagctggggaagagcccaggagcagctgaggcaggtgggaaggggctgagcctggagaaaaggaggctcaggagggaccttgtggctctgcacagctcctgacaggaggggacagccgggggagttgggctctgctcccatggaacagggacaggaggagagggaatggctcaggctgggccaggggaagtttagatgggatattagaGAAAAATTCTTCATGAAATAGGACTTTGAGCACTGGCACACCTGCCAGGGCATTGGTGcaatccccatccctggaagggtttAAAAGCTGGGACATAGGTCAGTCATGACCTGCACGgtgctgggggaatggttggactcagtgatgtTAGAGGggttttccaacctaaacattTCCATGAAAGCTCACAGGATTTAGTATGTAAGCCATGGGGTTTTCTCTCTTACTTCAGTCACTACTTGATCAGGCAGAGAGCACACAGAAAACCACTCCTGTGACAGTGTGACCGATGGGGTGGCTGAAAGATCTGACTGTGTCGCTGCTTTTTAAGTGATGTGCAAAGCACAAAAGGTTATGGAAATGTCTGTGCCCACTAACCCAGTGCTCTCCTGCTGTGTCCTAGGATTGCAGGGATGATGTTGGTGGTGCCCAGCAGGCAGGCATGCGTGGGATTTTGGTGAGGACAGGTAAGTACTCGATGGATCAGTCATTTCAGGAGACAGTGGTGCCCTCAGTGATCTCACCCTGTGCCCAGAAGTGAAggtgctctgagccctggggccagcCCCCACCTTCCACATCACTCTGGGGTGGGGCAGAGGCAGCCTGTCAAGCAGAACATTGTGACCACAGGGCTAGAACACAGCACACACCCCCAGTTTAAGGGCAGGGTGACCAAAGTTAGGGACAGCTGCTCTTGTAGGTGTGAATTTTTGCTCTGACTCAAAAATTCAGAGCAGTAATCCCAGAACAGAGGGAACTGTTACTGTCACAGCTTAGATTGCCAAAATCAGTCACAGCAATGTAACCTCTGATCGTGCAGGAGCTCTGGTGACATTCCTCAATAATTACAAGGTCATTATTAATTTTGCTTTGTATGGAAGTGGAACCTGGAAGGATTGACAGGTACTCTTTGTGTTGTTGATAGACCCTTAGACTGGAAAGGTCTCTTTGAGGTGGCAGCTGCTCATGCCACACAGTGTGATATGTTGAAAATGAAGGGAAATAATCCTGCTTTTCTTCAGAAGAGTCTTCAGAGAGGCACTCTTCATCAGGAACTGTATTGACAGAACAGGGAGTATTGGGTTCAAAATGAACGACATGAAATTTAGGTTAGAAGTTTTAGgaggaaatccttccctgtTAGAGTtggcaggccctggcacggggtgcccagagaagctgcccctggatccctgaaagtgtccaaggtcaggctggatggggtttggagcaccctGAGATAGTGGAAAgtgaccctgcccatggcaggggatgggacTAGATATGGTTTAAGGTCTcttgcaacccaaaccattctgggattctatgatgATTATTATTTTAAGAACCTACAATGTGGATATTTGCAAGTACAGCAGAATGAACCAGTGCAATTAACAGTAGTTTTGATTCAGAGCTGCCCCTGGAGGAATCTCCAGGAGGGCTCAACATTTGTTTAGGGAAGCCTTATGGGGTGTTTTTTTGCCCAGATGGGCATTTTACTGGTTGGTACTGCTATTACAAGACGGTAATTTTCGGGGGGAGGGAAACAAAAAAGGTACTCAGAGGAGTTTGGTGGAGGGATCTTTGTGTTAATCTGTTACAGGTAAATACCGTCCAGCAGATGAAGACAAAATCAACCCGGCTCCCTACTTAACCTGTGAGAATTTCCCAGAGGCAGTGGAACATATCCTGAAGCAGATGTTGTGAGAAAGGGAACAGGTAGCTTGAAGAAACATTTGTTTCACACCATTTCCTTAATTCTTGAAATCAGAATCCATCAGAAACCACCCTGGGCTGTGATGGGCAGGGGATCCATGtgggcccagcacaggcacacacacagggcagtgtttttcttattttcatttttctaagaATACCTGATGAAGAGCGCTGTCTGAAAAGCTTCTGCAGAATAAGCTAAACTGAAAACATGCACTGAAAACACTCAAGTAAATAAAGCTCAAACACCAACAGAGCCTCAGTGGCCTGTAGTGGTTTCACTGAtgtc
Above is a window of Lonchura striata isolate bLonStr1 chromosome Z, bLonStr1.mat, whole genome shotgun sequence DNA encoding:
- the HDHD2 gene encoding haloacid dehalogenase-like hydrolase domain-containing protein 2 — translated: MAARRALKAVLVDLNGTLHVEDSAVPGAQEALKKLRSAPVTVRFVTNTTKESKRDLLERLTGLGFDIAEHEIFTSLTAARNLLEQQQVRPLLLVDDKALPDFTGIGTDNPNAVVVGLAPEHFHYEMMNRAFRLILDGAPLIAIHKARYFKKKDGLCLGPGPFVTGLEYATDTKATVVGKPEKTFFLEALRGTDCAPEEAVMIGDDCRDDVGGAQQAGMRGILVRTGKYRPADEDKINPAPYLTCENFPEAVEHILKQML